From Brassica rapa cultivar Chiifu-401-42 chromosome A06, CAAS_Brap_v3.01, whole genome shotgun sequence:
ctcTATAAGGGACCTTAGCCAATGAAATAGATGTATCATCTCCGTGCATTTGAGATATTCCTGGACAAGGAGAAGTTATGCATAAAATTAGACAAGTGGAAAGAGGTCACTATCATTGTACCATACATAAGATCATATTGATATGTACCGAGGATTAGTTGTTGACGTGCAACTGCCAACAGCGGGACAGGAAATGGGAGCGATTTGGCTTTATCTTCAACAATGCCCTAACCATTTGGAAAATCAGTTAGCGTTTCATTAATTTATGTGCTAAACATCAAGATTTAATCACTGTGAGTTTAAAATGACTCATTAACTGGatctatattttgtttttctctctTTGCTAAATCAATTTGAAAGATATATAGTCACTTTCAATTTGGTGTATCATACCAGATTCTGAGAGAGAACATCGAGGAAGTGACCATCTATATCACTTTTCAGCAACAAGGGTATATGATTCTTGTAAATCCTGAAAACAAAATGCACACAAGACAAGTTAATTCTCTGACAGCCATTGTAGGAATATTGACATGCTGATATGGCATAAACCTTCAGGGAAATCTTTAGTCTATCCTATTCTCAAAACTTTCAGAATGAAACTATTCTGCCTATTCTTTTTCCATCCCTTTAATGAGTGTATATTAAAGTTCTACTACTACATGAAATGTAGTCAACCCTATTATTCCATAACAGTCCTATCAAAAATCTTTCTGATTTTGGTACTGGAATACTTTTGTATTACTCGTAACCAAAGGGAAGTCCTTGTAGCATAATGCATACCATGAATTCCCAGCAGCATTGGAAATGATGTCATACAATATCCATGGATGCACACCCGCCTGAGAACCTAAAGATATAGCCTCCACAGCAGCAACAAGATGAATGCCCTCAAGTAGCTCATTAACCATTTTAACTTTACTGGTTCAGAAAAAACAACGAGATCAATGTTGTCTCTAATGCAGAGGAATAGTTAGAATCATCAACGGTTTTGTTCAAGCATGTTATGATCAAAGAGTTCATAGGTTTCATGATATTTCGGTAAGCAACTTGACCAACACGGGAAGGTTATTTATCACCCCAAAATTTCCATACCTTCCAGCACCAATTTCTCCCTCAAAGGTGTAAAGCTTCTGACACATTGCTTCACGAAACAAATAAATTGTCTTAGTAAGAAAACAAACTATCAGAAAGTCTATATGTTCTATAAACTGGAGTTAACATTTTACCAGTAAGATAGGGTTGTGCTCTTGTGATCGAATCAGACCTTCCAGATGCTATGATCTTATAAAGTTAAAATGAAACGTGTTACTACAAGTACAATGACAAGCCACTTTAAACAATGAATGGAGATCAAACTAGCTCAGTGACACTTCACCAACATCAAAGACTTAGAAAGAGAGGAGAGATTATACCATTAGTTTTCCATCAAGAAGCTCAGACATTCCTTTTAAAACATAGGCATCGACTACAAAAATCTGCTCTTTACCCTCTGCATCGGAAACCAAACCCCATTTTCAGTTCACGACTGAAAagtggaaacttcaaaatacagAGATGAAATGCAAACGATGCCTCAAAAGTATCCAAATTTGTAGCAACCTGCAAGTTGTTTCTCTAGCTTCTGGAGGTGCAAAGGCGGTATTGTGGAAGACAAAAGCAAAACAGTGCCCTTCTGTAGACCTGACTAGAGATGACGCAATCGCATACAGTCTCTTAGACAACAATCCCGagataaaattcaaaaactgTGAGGTAAAGAAACTTGGGGAATAACCTTTAATAACACCCTCATCGCCAAAAATAACATCTTGAATTTGGTCAGGGTGGGAAAGTAAAACAACCACGGCTGCTGCACCTGCGTAGAGGtaataaagacaaaaaaaaaagagagatagagaggagAGTAAATAACATAACACATCAAAAGTAAACAGAGAGGCAGCAGCAGAAAGGCTAATACTAAACTTTTCTTCCATGTATCTTAATTGTTTCTAATTACTTATAACACAATCTGGTACCTTTGCCAACATCTGCAGGACTGTCACATTTGCATCCTCCCAGTTCAGTGAACTTCTCCACCATCTCTGTACTTATCTGTTGAATATAGACACAACCGTTTAACTTTCCTCctcaatttaaaaagaaaaaagctgAAGAAAACAAGTctggtttgtttctttttagaCAAAAGCAACAATCACTGAACATTTAATCAAATCATTTCATTTCAAAACACTTTGTGTTGTGAGAATAGAAATAAACGTGTAAGAAACAGCTGAATTCCTCTGagataaattaagaaaattcttAAAAGATCGAACACACAAATTTTCACATGCTTGGTACCAATATTATGAAACCCGATCAACCTTGATTTAACATAAAACCAGCCGATCAAAAAAAGAAAGCTGACCTCGAATGCTTGAACCCTAAACCCAGAACTAAGAAGCGAAGAAGCTAATTCGAAGCTGAAGAGATCCAAACCAACGAACCCAACGACGCCACCACCATCACCTCCCATTTTTTTGTTCTCCGATTCTCTTTCCTTTCTCCACCgattgtaaaataatttaagtCAGCTAACCAATTTCATACGCATATGTTTCTGTAACGTCTATATCAACATCCGTTTGATTAATCTCCACTAATTAACTAattaactaataattttataataagcGCCATTGTGATTTGCGACAGATAAGTTAACATCGTAGACTCATACGTGGAAATCCATATCCAAAAAGCTTTTTTAACTTATCTGGCAAAAAGCTCCAAACTcgcacaaaataaaataaataaataaataaagatagtTTTGTAATTGTTAGGTGAGATTCGTGAACATTAGGCCTCGGCCTTTTCTCCGGAACTAAAGATCTGAACCGGAACCGATTCGGAAATATATGTTTGGATTCGGATCCGAATCTATGCTAAAGTACatgttgagttttttttttggagctgCGGGTCTCGGTTCGAGTCTGAATCCTATTAGAGACCCCATCGAATAcccgaaataacaaaaaattattgtatatattaagTATATTTGGGTGATTAGTTACATTTTTggtatttcagatatttttttaagttttagttTGGGTTTTTTGGTATAATTTCAGGTTTcggtaaaattttagattttcaaaaaatataattcaggTATTTTGGTATCTTTTGGGTTTTGGGTTTGATTTTGGATAAATTTTCAGGTATTTTTGCGGTTCTTcagatatttttaaagtttacagTTAATTTTCGAgttttcggattttcgggtccTAAATACCCAAACCGACCCGAATTTAAAATATACCCGATAATTACGGATATTTTACGTATATTGAAATTTTAGACTTGAATCGATCTGGATCCGACAAAATCCGACTTAGAACCGACCCGAAAAATTATAAGTGCCTATATGAATCCAAATATCTAGGACCCGGATGCCCATGCCCAGTGAACATGGTTGAAAACTACAACAAACCGTATGTTCATGCTCTGTTCTGTTCATGTAATAGCAATCTTTTCTGTGAACTCTTATAATTAGATTGAAATTAGGATTTAACTAATTAACGTCAGACAATCCAGAGCTTAGTCTTCGATCCATTGCATAAGAACCGGATCAGAACAGATTTTGTTACTGTTTCTCGAAAAACCAGGGAGAAACTCGATTAGAttgcaaaacaaacaaaactataaCCAACGTGTGTGTACTATATAAGACACGTGAAGATGTATTACATCAATCCACACAACTTTCAAAGGAAGACAACATAATAACCGTTTGTTTGAAATATTAAGCTCTTTGCTTTTTTGAAAATGGAGGTCGTTAGATTCGCCGTCGCCGTCGTTTTTGTATTGTTCTCCGTCTCGTCATCTAAGGCTGAGCCTACACCGGCAATGGGtggaggcggaggaggaggaggagatgctCACTCAATGCCGTGTATACAGAAACTGATGCCATGTCAGCCTTATCTTCACTCGGTGACTCCTCCACCGCCCGCGTCGTGTTGCCTGCCGATGAAGGAGATCGTCGAGAAAGACGCCACGTGTCTTTGCTCCGTCTTCAACAATGTCGACATGCTCAAATCGCTTAACCTCACTAAAGAAAACGCTCTTGTTCTCCCTAAAGCTTGTGGCGCCAAGGCTGACATCTCGCTATGCAAATCCAGCAATGGTAAGCCACTTAATACGACGCCGTTTACAGTAGGTTTTAGCTTGATGCACGCACGTTTTTGTTCCTtatctttattatttttaattttttttttaattttactaagGCACCACTACACCTTCGACGGGAACTACCACAACTCCTCCGGCATCTTCCACTGGTATGATTACATAATCTTATAATAACAGTTGTACGTGGTGGAgtatatatttatctttgtttttttttaatacatgaaCAGGAAGCGGTTCCACCGgagcttcatcttcttcaacgGATAAACCAACAAACTCGGCTCCTGCCATCAACTTCGCCGGAGCTAGCTTCGCATCAGCTTTCATGGCATTGGCAACAATCTTCTTCTGATCTACTACTATATTGcattttttctttattcattATTATGTAGGTTTTTTATATGTTGAAAATTTGTTtggttattaattattattattattatcattatgTACTttgaaatttctaataatagtaataatttcCAGCATGTCTTTACCAACACTTTCTCTAATTAGTTTAATGCCCAAATCTAAATTCATCTCATTAcggtttttgttttaatttattttttgtgtaCATGTAATGCAATCACAAACATGTACATTACCACAGAGATTGCAGAGACGCATCCTTTGTCCTTCCTAGTACGATTGTGCTATGGCTTTATCTCTAGGGACTGGATAGTCCGTTTTAAACACGTCTACAGAGAAGCTAATGGTCTTGCAGATGGCTTGGCTACTTATGCTTTTTCTCTAGCGTTaggatttcatatttttgatgttgTTCCAGTAGAAGTTAGTCTCTTGTTGATTGAGGATGGTTCAGGCCCACCTAAGTTGAAGCATGTGGTCGAGTAGTacgttttttgttttgaaataaattaaacttgGGAGGTTTTTCTCCCTTgtattcaccaaaaaaaaaaacatgtacatTACCACAAGTCGATATGAACTATGAATTAGTGATACTATGAGGTTACTACTTCAAACTATTAATTTTACATATACTGGTGTATAGTATACATATGTCAAGTATACAATATGTTTAAAATAGGTATATACCTCGTTAGTCTGATAGCTAACGTTTTTGGAAGCTAGTTTTTAAGCTACTGTCGAGATTTTGACGTTGCAACTCCCGGATAATGTAATAGGAAATGATTCCCTGTTAAAATATGTTGACGATAGCTACTTGAGATCCCCTTTTTACTTTGATTATAACTAacgtttttatataattttatccaAGTGTTTGTGACTGTGCTTTTTTAAGATATAATTGAGTAGGAAATCTTGTGACAGTTCATCAAATGGATCCGgtatagtttttttatttgtaagattgattcaaataataaaaaatgagCAAGAATACAAAACAAGTAGAGTCTGAAGTCCAGGACACTTtacaaataaaatcatataattcgAACCACTGACAGCGACAAATGCATATCTGCAAGCAAACATACAGCCGCATAAACATATACACATGCACAttagtgtgtttttttttatcccCGTATGAAGGCATAAGTTAAGAGTGCTCAACAAAAATTTTATACATACTAATTAGCTTTTTATCATCGCTACTAAATTGTTTGTATGTAATTTTCGTAATCAATTAGAAAGTATATACTGAAAATTATAATCTGGAGGGTGGAGCTAAATATATGTTCGTAGCCACATGAGTTAACTCTGATAATCAAATCTACATAATACATTCTCACATATGGCATGCTTTTTAAAAATGTCGCAACTAACAAAGATACATCTATACATGTATGATGTATCCAGATATCTAATGAGCTGTATTTGTATATTATGATATTCCTATTTGTTTCATGGTACCTACTTATGTAATCTTTGTTTTTGGCTTTTGGAAATTCTAAAAACAGATaaactaattaatattataataagtaaaaaaatgtaaataaaaaggaaaccgAAACAAGAGAAGCCATGTCTGATGATGAGTTAGGTAGCGTCGTGACTCGAGCTCAGCCCAATCGCCCAGCTTATCCCAATCAAACCCATCCTTCATGGCTTCATCCATGTGCTTCTTTGTTATACGTAGTGTAAAATGTAAGAAAATCGTTAAGCCATAACTTttgattttatgatcatttaaaatttttaatatacgtAAAATAAAAAGTGCATTCGTTTGAACGAGGGTTTACAAGTACCCAGAGCTGAATAAGAACATTTAGTTCTAAATGACATTTGTCACGACAAAAAGTTCTAAAGTCTGGAGTATATCCGAGGAACCGACcattaaaaatcataattttaaccGATCATTTTAGTTGTATACGGGgcattataaaaaatttacataaataacaaggatataaaattttagtttagctTGGGGCatcaagaaaattttaaaaatgttggaCC
This genomic window contains:
- the LOC103872591 gene encoding protein YLS3 gives rise to the protein MEVVRFAVAVVFVLFSVSSSKAEPTPAMGGGGGGGGDAHSMPCIQKLMPCQPYLHSVTPPPPASCCLPMKEIVEKDATCLCSVFNNVDMLKSLNLTKENALVLPKACGAKADISLCKSSNGTTTPSTGTTTTPPASSTGSGSTGASSSSTDKPTNSAPAINFAGASFASAFMALATIFF